The DNA segment TTGAGTCGCAAAACCCCGCTACCTTCCCTTCTCTCCGGGGAGCCTCCTGAGGTTTAGGTGGACACCAGGCATGAGTTTGGCCATCGTGGATAAGAAGCCGCAGCAGCACAGGCGGCCTGGTGGGTTCGTCGCCATCTTCTTCCGGCTCCTGAACTGGAACCGCCGGCTCGCCAAGAAGAATCTCTCCTCCAGGAAACCACTCCCTCCAGGTATATCATCAGCTTCTGCTATGTTGAGTGTATGGTTCGTTGGATCATTGATTCGTTCTGGTACGTCTCAGTTCGAGCCGCGAAAGGGTCTGCGAAAAGGTTCGGCGCCGATGACAAGATGCCATTGGCGAAGTTGCTTTTGGTAATGTGATGAGTTTGGCTTCTCACTCTTTGTCATCTTGATCTTAAAATCTTGATCATTTGGGTCAAAACGTTGTTAGGTGGATGACGATAACGGGGGATGTTTTCCGAGCAACAAGAATCCTGAAACCGAGGTCGAGCTTGGAAAATTGATGCGAACTCCTGGGCTGGTGGCCAGGCTGATGGGTCTCGAGTCCATGCCTGTCGTCGCGCAAGAAAGGCCGAGAAAGGCTACAGATTCCTGCTGCCTTAACAGCGAGTCGGGTAGTGGTCAGGTGCCACACCGGGTCGATCAAGATTTGTGCCTGGAAGATGGTGGGAGTGCGAAGTTGGAGATTAGGCCGCAGAAACTACAAAAGATTGGAGGGTTCTTGGAAAGACAGCCGCTTGATGGTGCCCGAGCAAAGCCAGGTGTGTTGGGCAAGAAGGTGCTTTCGGCCCCCTCGAAGAATAAGTTTCACAAGCTGGCTTCACCTGTGAAGAGCCCAAGATTACCATCAGGGGGTCATCATCGTTCTCGGTTGATCAAGGCTGCCACCAAGATTCTTGAGCCTGGATTGCAGTCCAAAAATAGGGCCAAGCCTGCTATATCTTACAAGGATTCTTCGCCGGTTGATGCAGAAGGTACTGGCGTTGATACCACCTTGAAGAACTCTAATGAACCATTCCGGGATCCTGTGTCTGGCACGAGTTATGGCAATTTAGGTGGTGGGACATTGAGATCAAAACAACGTGAGGAAGAACCTCTGAGACAAAAGATCGTTTCATCTGCATTTGGAATGAGCCGTGCTTCTTGCTCTCGTACTGTTCTTGTGGAAAGTAGTTCAACATCACTTGACATGCAAGGTGAACAGAACAGGAACAGAAAGACATCTATGCAAAGTAACACGAAGGACTTAGCAGAGATGCGCAACCGAGGTACAAACAAGATTAAGCCAGATGGATCAGCAACTATATTTCGACGGAATCAATTTAGGCAGAATCAGTCAGCTATGACAAGAGACAAAGTACCTTTTGGTTCCAAGGTTAGTTCTAGGAAGCAAGGGAGAAGAGATGGCAATGTGTCACATGGCATGAAAGGGTCTGTCTTTGCGGACAACAATATGGGCAGCTATAGCTGTGTGAAATCAGGGTATGAAAAAGAAGGTCGAAGAAGGGCATTGTGTGATAATACCATGGAGAACAACATGTCACGCAAACGAACAATCAATAATTTCAATGTCGAGAATGTTGATGTGTTCCATTCAGTCTGTGCTAAGCTAAATGTTGGTAGTCGTTTGAGTAACCAAAAGGGGATAAGACGTACCAGTAACACACCTCTGGACAAGAAACTTATCAAAAGTGAGTCAAAGAATTATAATGGTGATGATTTTGGTTTCAGGGCCAATGACATTGTTTCTTTCACATTCAATTCACCAATGAAGCATGTATCTAGGTCATCCACACATGTAAAAATGCACGAGAACAACACCAAAAACGAACACATTAGTAACGGTGGTCGGAATGATATCATAGCCTTGGATGCACATAGTAAAAAGTTGACATATGATAGAAGTACTACTTTAAGCGGGAATGAATTAAGCAACCTGCTTGAAGAAAAAATCAGGGAACTGACTTCCGTGGATCGAAGTGAATTAGTAGCTAGGGATGCATGGTCTGCTTCTTACATTCTCGAAGAGCTGGGAGCTGCCTGTACACCTGAGCAAAACGATCATGATCATGCTGGTGCATCTTCGAAGAAAGGCATAGACTTGTCTGATTTTTCTATCCCACAGTCAAAGGTGCGCTAATATAACGTTTTTCATCTCTCGTATCTGGAACATAAAAAGATACTGGTGGTATGTCATTTCCTACAGTCATCTAAGAGTGCTTCTAATAAGATTTAATTGCTTTTGCTTCCTTGGACTTCATGAATTTTTGTAAATCCAGAGGAAAAATGATTAGCTATCATTGTGGATACATAGGGTTTTCTTCAGTTGGGAGGGACTAACATCACTTCTAGGATCATCTCATAGGTTGTGAAAGTCCTCTGGATTTTAATAACTTGCTTTTGTGAGTATTGCCAAGTCTGTGATTTGTTTATTTAGTCATTATGGATGGGTTAGGAGTTCTCTGAGTTTATAAATTTTGTATATGCTTATGATAAGAGAGATTGTTCTTGGTTGGTTTCTTCTCACACAGAGCTGTTATGAGAAACTCTATCTGTAAATTTTGTCATACTAATACAAAAATTATTCTTGCTGTTGTCATTTTTTGAGTTTATTGTCAAGCATGGGTTATGAGCTTCATCTGTTATCACTAATCTGAATTATCCATATCAGTTTGGCATGAGAATATATATCTTAGTTTTTCTATTAATGCTCGCAGACATAATATCAGCTAACTGGGTTCTTTGTTCATAATTTCTCTAAGGAAATATATCGTCTTGACCAAATGCACACGAAACTACTGCTTATGGTTGGCGATAGCACTCATGACCTGTAACAGGATTAATACTTTTTCTAGAGACTTTGTCATAATCATCTACATATTTCTTTTGGATGTTTTCTCACTCTAATAATTAAATTAAGCAAGAGATTACAGTTTATCAAGGACAGACTGACACAAAATATAATAACAGTATTggaaaaaaatggaaaaaaatactttttttttaatattgattttagaAAATTAAATTTACATCTTGCTTTATATGTCAACCTTCTAGACTTTTATTTTCCTCTTCTGATATTACTTTGAATACCAATATGAGCTAACTAGGACCTTAGATAGCATGAAAATATTGATAGATCTTGTATGAAGTAAGAAGATTGGTGAAATGGATTATTCTGACATATGCTTGATTGCTTTTCCTTTAGGAGGACAGAAAATTTGGCCGTGTTGCTGCAGTTATGGCCGTCGACAATAATCAACTTAGTCCAATATCTATTCTTGAGGCTTCATTTTCAAATGAGAGTTGCTCTTTCGTAAGTCTCAATGGCAACTCAGGTATGACAAATGTTCATCTTTGCAACACCATATTTCTTCTAACTTTTTTGtgtttatttttatgatcattttttacTTTTCCATAAGCTTTTAGAACTGACATCATCATTTCTGTGCTGTCTTTAGCTAAATATATACTTGCTTTCAATTAGCAAGGGCTAGCTTGTCCTGATTTTAATTTCTTATTATTGGTCAAGGACCATATATAAGATCACACCTTTTTTGTTTATGCTAACAAATAACAATATCCAAATTAtgcaaataatattattttatttttgccTTTTTGTTTATGATAACCAATAACAATCACCAAATTGTACAGATAATACAAAATCGACAGAATGGACATGTATCATTgcaaacaacaataacaaagtcaTAATGTTTCAATTATTGGGGATCAACTACATGGATCTTTGTCATCATAGAGCTATATAGAATGTCATATCCTTAGTtaaattaagagtatttaaatacAAGACAAGCTATTGCAGCTGGTCCCCGTAGCTGTTAAATAAACAAAGGGCATTCTCAAACATATTATAACACTTATCAAGAAACTTAATATATTCTCTAACAAACAATATCCTAATACACTATTCATTATTTGGTACATCATGCAAAGTTACAACTCTTTGTCGTACTCTCTCTGCCTCTCACAAACCACACCACACAGTATACCAATCTATATGTACTGACCCTTACCCTCACATCTTATAGCATCAAACGCACATCTTACATCTCACACTTATCTGGCATCTGACACTCACTGCAAGTCTCCTGCACATACAAGAGAGTTCTGCACTATTGCTTTCTATTAATGGCATGATTGGTGACTGGGACGTACAAGGTTTCCAATATTTAGTCaccaaatgatttcaagttacagAACTAAattgttttattttctttggtTACTTGACATAATcattattttctaattttttatctaaaatataGAGATACTATGATGAATGGCCATTGGCTTCTGTAAGAAGTTATAACCGAGAATCCTGATAACATTCGTATAATGAATTACATGCACACTGTCCATGGAATTACATTATCAACTTTGCTACCAGAAATACTGATGCTGAAGTGCTTTACATAGAAGCATGAACCATTGCTTATAGACTTCTGAGATTGTGGATTAAGAACATATTTTGGTGGTAATACTTGATTTCAGGTAGCAAATTACAATTTGGGTTGACAGAAAGTTGCAACACAACGCGATCATCCCATCTGGACACTGATCTTTTAGATTCAGCTTCTTCAGTTGACATCAGGAGGTCTATTATAGCTAAGATCAGGCGTTTGACTTACATGAGTTTAAACGACTTTGCTGTTCGTAGCGATGGAGTTGGGCTCTCAAAAACCAAACTTTGTGAAGTGAGGCATGCCATTTCGAGTGCAGTATTGTTGTTTGAAACTTTCACCTTGGACAGGTCGGATGGTTCTGTAGACATGTCTCTAGAATCATTTCTTTTAGACATGCTGCAAGCGATTGTCAATGCTCTTCGTATGGGCCCGAAAAGTGATCCCGGTTACACAGGGATTAATGAAACAGATCAGCTCAGAGAGCTACTATTTGATTGCATGATTGAGTGCCTTGATTCCAATTATAGCTGTTTGTGCAAATCTGGTTACATGACATATACTAAACTAACTTTCCTTTTAACCCGAGAGAAGTTGATGAGAGAAGTTCACCAGGATATAAAAGGGTGGATGGATTTGGCAGGGAAATTTTTGGATGATATGGtcaagaatgaaatgaaaaccTCAGCTGGAAAGTGGGCGGATTGTATGATGGAAGCATTCGAGGCAGGCATGGAGATAGAGAGCAACATACTTCAGACTTTGGTTGACGAAACTGTGATAGATTTCTGCTGATGCCGAAATGGTGACAAACTAATGGGTGTTTAATGAAAAGAAAACGAAGTTTGATTAGTTGATTGATTTTACTAGAGTGCATATATtgcctttctttttatttttctctgtAATTATGACGCTAAGAAGCAAGTGATATTTTGTACTAATTGCAAAAAATGAAGATTTGTGGGAGGCTTGTTTGCTGCAGCTGTTTGTTTTGCGTCCGAGGGAGTCTCGAGTGTTCAGACCCTGAGAAGTATTACTGTTCACAGGTAGAGTAACACTCCATCCTGAGAAGAGAATGAGAGTCGAGGTCAAATTGTTTACTCAGCATGCTTTTTCTCTGCTCCTTCCCTAAGTTCCTCTTCTTTTCTTGTCTTACAAATTctctattttttttgttctttcagtTGTCTTTGTTAGGACAAAGAACAAAGGGCTGAAATCTGGGAGAAGATGAACAAGCGAGGCTTTTGTGGCATGTGTTCTTTTCCGGTTAGAGATGGAGATCTTCGGTTTCTCATGTGTTTATACAACAGGGCGAATTTGGTATCTCAGAGTGCAGACACTCTCTGACTTGTgttgtatgagagagagagagagagagagagagagagagagagaacaacacATGGCCACTGAGATGCCTGTACTTGTAGTAGGACCAACGGTC comes from the Musa acuminata AAA Group cultivar baxijiao chromosome BXJ1-10, Cavendish_Baxijiao_AAA, whole genome shotgun sequence genome and includes:
- the LOC135595943 gene encoding uncharacterized protein LOC135595943, with the translated sequence MSLAIVDKKPQQHRRPGGFVAIFFRLLNWNRRLAKKNLSSRKPLPPVRAAKGSAKRFGADDKMPLAKLLLVDDDNGGCFPSNKNPETEVELGKLMRTPGLVARLMGLESMPVVAQERPRKATDSCCLNSESGSGQVPHRVDQDLCLEDGGSAKLEIRPQKLQKIGGFLERQPLDGARAKPGVLGKKVLSAPSKNKFHKLASPVKSPRLPSGGHHRSRLIKAATKILEPGLQSKNRAKPAISYKDSSPVDAEGTGVDTTLKNSNEPFRDPVSGTSYGNLGGGTLRSKQREEEPLRQKIVSSAFGMSRASCSRTVLVESSSTSLDMQGEQNRNRKTSMQSNTKDLAEMRNRGTNKIKPDGSATIFRRNQFRQNQSAMTRDKVPFGSKVSSRKQGRRDGNVSHGMKGSVFADNNMGSYSCVKSGYEKEGRRRALCDNTMENNMSRKRTINNFNVENVDVFHSVCAKLNVGSRLSNQKGIRRTSNTPLDKKLIKSESKNYNGDDFGFRANDIVSFTFNSPMKHVSRSSTHVKMHENNTKNEHISNGGRNDIIALDAHSKKLTYDRSTTLSGNELSNLLEEKIRELTSVDRSELVARDAWSASYILEELGAACTPEQNDHDHAGASSKKGIDLSDFSIPQSKEDRKFGRVAAVMAVDNNQLSPISILEASFSNESCSFVSLNGNSGSKLQFGLTESCNTTRSSHLDTDLLDSASSVDIRRSIIAKIRRLTYMSLNDFAVRSDGVGLSKTKLCEVRHAISSAVLLFETFTLDRSDGSVDMSLESFLLDMLQAIVNALRMGPKSDPGYTGINETDQLRELLFDCMIECLDSNYSCLCKSGYMTYTKLTFLLTREKLMREVHQDIKGWMDLAGKFLDDMVKNEMKTSAGKWADCMMEAFEAGMEIESNILQTLVDETVIDFC